From the genome of Bradyrhizobium sp. SZCCHNS1050, one region includes:
- a CDS encoding ABC-F family ATP-binding cassette domain-containing protein, whose protein sequence is MLSITDISIRLAGRLLIDQSSVQIPPGARVGLVGRNGTGKSTLFKAIRGELSLESGSITVPPRWRIGSLAQEAPSGPESLIEVVLRADLERHALLQEAETAHDAHRIAEIQTRLVDIDAHSAPARAAAILSGLGFSAADQARACTEFSGGWRMRVALAATLFAAPDLLLLDEPTNYLDLEGTLWLEDHLAHYPRTVIVISHDRDLLETSVDQILHLDRCKLTLYRGSYSSYEEQRATREMLDAKAVKRQEAERARLQAFVERFKAKASKARQAQSRVKMLERMKPITALVTQDVHEITFPAPERLLSPPIIAVDNASVGYDPAQPVLNRVTLRIDNDDRVALLGANGNGKSTLVKLLAGRLTPFSGKVTRADKLSIAYFAQHQLDELDETGSPYSHVRKLMGDAPESKVRARAGAIGFSGKAADTLVKSLSGGEKARLLLGLATFFGPNMIILDEPTNHLDIDSRAALAEAINEFPGAVIMVSHDRYLIEACADRLWVVADRTVKTYDGDLDDYRRMVLSTRSAPARDNERSQVAEKTERPRSDNKRSGLKQKIAAAEAEIARITEIIAKIDGALSLPDIFTRDPKQAAQLSKARANAADALARAEEQWLEASTLHDEAGS, encoded by the coding sequence ATGCTTTCCATCACCGACATCTCCATCCGCCTCGCCGGACGGCTTCTCATCGACCAGAGCTCAGTGCAGATTCCGCCCGGCGCGCGCGTCGGACTGGTCGGCCGCAACGGCACCGGCAAGTCGACCCTGTTCAAGGCGATCCGCGGCGAACTGTCGCTGGAGAGCGGCAGCATCACCGTGCCGCCGCGGTGGCGCATCGGCAGCCTGGCCCAGGAAGCCCCGAGCGGGCCCGAAAGCCTGATCGAGGTGGTTCTCCGGGCCGACCTCGAGCGGCATGCGCTGCTGCAGGAGGCCGAGACCGCCCATGACGCACACCGCATCGCCGAGATCCAGACCCGGCTCGTCGACATCGACGCGCATTCCGCCCCGGCGCGCGCGGCCGCTATTCTCAGCGGCCTTGGATTTTCCGCCGCGGATCAGGCGCGAGCCTGCACCGAATTCTCCGGCGGCTGGCGCATGCGGGTCGCCCTCGCGGCCACGCTGTTCGCCGCGCCCGACCTGCTCCTGCTGGACGAGCCGACCAACTATCTCGACCTCGAGGGCACGCTGTGGCTCGAGGATCATCTGGCGCATTATCCGCGCACGGTGATCGTGATCAGCCACGACCGCGATCTCCTGGAAACCTCCGTCGACCAGATCCTGCATCTCGACCGTTGCAAGCTCACGCTGTATCGCGGCAGCTACTCCTCCTACGAGGAACAGCGCGCCACCCGCGAGATGCTCGATGCCAAGGCGGTCAAGCGCCAGGAAGCGGAGCGTGCGCGGCTGCAGGCCTTTGTCGAGCGCTTCAAGGCCAAGGCCTCGAAGGCGCGCCAGGCGCAGTCCCGCGTCAAGATGTTGGAGCGGATGAAGCCGATCACCGCGCTCGTCACCCAGGACGTGCACGAGATCACGTTCCCCGCACCGGAGCGACTGCTGTCGCCGCCGATCATCGCGGTCGACAACGCCTCGGTCGGCTACGATCCCGCGCAACCGGTGCTCAACAGAGTCACCTTACGCATCGACAATGACGACCGCGTCGCATTGCTCGGCGCCAACGGCAATGGCAAGTCCACGCTGGTGAAGCTGCTCGCCGGCCGGCTCACACCGTTTTCCGGCAAGGTCACGCGCGCCGACAAGCTGTCGATCGCCTATTTCGCCCAGCACCAGCTCGATGAGCTGGACGAGACTGGATCGCCGTATAGTCACGTGCGCAAGCTGATGGGCGATGCGCCGGAATCGAAAGTGCGCGCGCGCGCCGGCGCGATCGGATTTTCCGGCAAGGCCGCCGACACGCTGGTGAAGAGCCTGTCGGGCGGCGAGAAGGCGCGGCTGCTGCTCGGGCTCGCGACCTTCTTCGGCCCCAACATGATCATCCTGGACGAGCCGACCAACCATCTCGACATCGACAGCCGCGCCGCGCTGGCCGAGGCGATCAACGAATTTCCCGGCGCCGTGATCATGGTGTCGCACGATCGCTATCTGATCGAGGCCTGCGCCGACCGCCTCTGGGTCGTCGCCGACCGCACCGTGAAGACCTATGATGGCGACCTCGATGACTACAGGCGCATGGTCCTGTCGACGCGCAGCGCGCCGGCCCGCGACAACGAGCGCTCTCAGGTCGCCGAGAAGACCGAGCGGCCCCGCAGCGACAACAAGCGCAGCGGGCTGAAGCAGAAGATTGCGGCAGCCGAAGCCGAGATCGCCCGCATCACCGAGATCATCGCCAAGATCGACGGCGCGCTGTCGCTGCCCGACATCTTCACGCGCGACCCGAAGCAGGCCGCGCAATTGTCGAAGGCGCGGGCCAATGCCGCCGACGCGCTGGCGCGCGCCGAGGAGCAGTGGCTGGAAGCCAGCACGCTGCATGACGAGGCGGGGAGCTGA
- a CDS encoding avidin/streptavidin family protein produces MKWFFSKYLFAGMIVVVSSIAARADVLPAPSRWTNQRGSVLEIWSVTDGQVRGQFTNNASGFACQGIPYPVSGRSAGSAVMLVVTFAQCNSITRWRGQVGGNQLRANWNLFYIQPNGDLGNLPGADLFQRTN; encoded by the coding sequence ATGAAGTGGTTCTTCAGCAAGTATCTTTTCGCAGGCATGATTGTCGTGGTTTCGTCGATTGCTGCGCGTGCCGACGTCCTGCCGGCGCCGTCGAGATGGACCAATCAACGAGGCTCGGTTCTCGAGATCTGGTCAGTCACCGATGGGCAGGTGCGAGGGCAATTCACCAACAACGCATCTGGGTTCGCATGCCAGGGTATTCCCTATCCGGTATCCGGCAGATCCGCCGGCAGCGCCGTTATGCTGGTCGTGACTTTTGCCCAGTGCAATTCCATCACGCGTTGGAGAGGCCAAGTCGGCGGCAATCAACTTCGGGCGAATTGGAATCTCTTCTACATTCAGCCCAACGGTGATCTCGGCAATCTGCCGGGTGCCGACCTGTTCCAGCGAACCAATTGA
- a CDS encoding acetyl-CoA carboxylase biotin carboxyl carrier protein subunit translates to MNKQLYARLDGLLYDVCVKAGQKVKTGEVLYVIEAAKSQLSVKAPYSGTISQVRRKAGDTLNATDVVMELDAEDAAA, encoded by the coding sequence ATGAACAAGCAGCTTTACGCTCGACTTGACGGCCTGCTCTACGACGTCTGCGTCAAGGCCGGTCAAAAGGTGAAGACCGGTGAGGTCCTCTACGTCATCGAGGCGGCCAAATCACAGCTGTCGGTGAAAGCTCCCTACTCCGGGACAATCAGTCAGGTCAGGCGCAAAGCGGGCGATACGTTGAACGCGACCGATGTCGTGATGGAGCTGGATGCGGAGGACGCGGCAGCTTAA
- a CDS encoding phytanoyl-CoA dioxygenase family protein: MQITGLRRELEEAGYAVRRDFLPRELLEAGNRIKSRASLEARAEPHLGLVVSVNFSVDFAPIILFDAQYELLERAGYRDARFFAGFLISKPAGCPRLHWHQDWWGWSSAVSYGATPPILYFMYYLTDTSAANGCLRVLPGSHRRKNDLHALIEGRPTHPDRVLHVDDVLVSTRPDEVDVAVRKGDLIVRDGRLLHASHANNSSEDRALIVLSFVPFWSDLPEGLQCAFDRKRPKIERSWPSAEAERVLDRATVYNGASSPIHLQRTPNFGDD, translated from the coding sequence ATGCAAATAACCGGCCTCCGTCGCGAGTTGGAGGAGGCCGGGTATGCGGTACGCCGTGATTTTCTTCCTCGCGAATTGTTGGAGGCCGGCAATCGAATCAAGTCTCGGGCCAGTCTTGAGGCGAGAGCGGAGCCCCATCTCGGGCTTGTTGTCTCGGTCAACTTTTCGGTCGATTTCGCGCCGATCATTCTCTTCGATGCACAATATGAATTGTTGGAGCGCGCCGGATACCGGGATGCGCGCTTTTTTGCTGGATTTCTGATCTCCAAGCCGGCCGGGTGTCCGAGGCTGCACTGGCACCAGGATTGGTGGGGCTGGTCGAGCGCTGTGAGTTACGGCGCCACGCCTCCAATTCTCTATTTCATGTACTATTTGACCGACACGAGTGCTGCAAACGGATGCTTGCGCGTGCTTCCCGGCAGTCATCGGCGCAAGAACGATCTACATGCATTGATCGAGGGCAGGCCGACACATCCCGATCGGGTTCTGCATGTCGACGACGTGCTGGTTTCCACGAGGCCAGACGAAGTTGATGTTGCTGTTCGGAAGGGGGATCTCATCGTTCGCGACGGCAGGCTCCTTCACGCATCCCATGCGAACAATTCGAGCGAAGACCGAGCCCTGATCGTATTGTCCTTCGTGCCGTTCTGGTCGGATCTCCCGGAGGGGCTGCAATGCGCCTTCGACAGAAAGCGGCCCAAGATCGAAAGATCCTGGCCGTCCGCCGAGGCCGAGCGCGTGCTGGATCGAGCGACGGTCTACAACGGCGCGTCGTCGCCGATCCATCTGCAGAGGACTCCGAACTTCGGCGACGATTAA
- a CDS encoding DNA polymerase III subunit chi: protein MTEVLFYHLQNMTVEGVLPPLLEKSLERGWRVVVQSTSEERADALDAHLWTYRDDSFLPHATWRVADVADQPIVLAVEESNPNGANVRFLVDNAALPSDSHSYERMVLVFNGDDADALAAARSAWTDCKSRGFEVTYWQADERGRWQRRQ from the coding sequence ATGACCGAAGTCCTGTTCTACCACCTGCAGAACATGACCGTGGAAGGCGTGCTGCCGCCGCTGCTCGAGAAGTCGCTCGAGCGCGGTTGGCGCGTCGTGGTGCAGTCGACATCGGAGGAGCGCGCGGATGCGCTAGATGCGCATCTGTGGACCTATCGCGACGATTCGTTTCTGCCGCACGCCACCTGGCGGGTGGCCGATGTGGCCGACCAGCCGATCGTGCTCGCGGTGGAAGAAAGCAATCCCAACGGCGCGAACGTCCGTTTCCTGGTGGATAACGCGGCGCTGCCATCGGACTCGCACAGCTACGAGCGCATGGTGCTCGTGTTCAACGGCGATGATGCGGACGCGCTCGCGGCTGCGAGATCGGCGTGGACCGATTGCAAATCGCGGGGATTCGAGGTCACCTACTGGCAGGCGGATGAACGGGGGCGCTGGCAGCGCCGACAATGA